A region from the Thalassophryne amazonica chromosome 2, fThaAma1.1, whole genome shotgun sequence genome encodes:
- the tnfaip8l3 gene encoding tumor necrosis factor alpha-induced protein 8-like protein 3, giving the protein MDSDSGEQSDGDLSPGQESFNSRSLALQAQKKILSKMATMVVANMLTDDTSSEILDELYKASREFTKTKKEAHKIIKDVIKIALKIGILYRNHQFSADELDTVERFKKKMNQAAMTAVSFYEVEYTFDRNILSELLLECRDLLHTLVEQHLTARSHARIDHVFNHFAHGEFLAELYGDGEEYRLSLRKICNGINKLLDEGTL; this is encoded by the coding sequence GACAGGAGAGCTTTAACTCGCGCTCCCTGGCCCTGCAGGCTCAAAAGAAGATCTTGAGCAAGATGGCGACCATGGTTGTAGCCAACATGCTGACAGACGACACCAGCAGCGAGATCCTGGACGAGCTCTACAAAGCGAGCCGCGAGTTCACCAAGACCAAGAAGGAGGCGCACAAAATCATCAAGGATGTCATCAAGATCGCTCTGAAGATTGGCATCCTGTACCGCAACCACCAGTTCAGCGCTGACGAGCTGGACACGGTGGAGCGCTTCAAGAAGAAGATGAACCAGGCAGCCATGACGGCGGTGTCTTTCTACGAGGTGGAGTACACGTTTGATAGGAATATTTTGTCCGAGCTCCTGCTGGAGTGCAGGGACCTGCTTCACACCCTGGTCGAGCAGCACCTGACCGCGCGCTCGCATGCGCGCATCGATCACGTTTTCAACCATTTCGCCCATGGGGAGTTCCTGGCTGAGCTGTACGGGGACGGAGAGGAGTACagactctctctgaggaagatcTGCAATGGCATCAACAAACTGCTGGATGAAGGAACACTTTAA